The window GCGTCTTCGACTTGAAATCCAGCACCTTGGGCTGGTCGAGTTCATAGACGACGGTGCCGTCGGGCCAAGGCAGCCGCCAGGTGCGCGCGTCGAGCCCGGCCGCCAGGATGATCACCTGGCGCACCCCGGAGTCGACCGCGTTCAGGAAGAACTCGTCGAAGAACGCGGTGCGCGTGGCCATGAAGTCGATCATCAGCTGGATCCGCGTTCGCACCGCGGGTTCCATCTCGATCGCCTCAGCCAGGAGCTTGGGATCGGAATAGATGCTCCAAATCCCCTCGCCCGCGGCATCGACGAAGACGCGCGCGAAGGGGTCGCTGATGAGGGGATTCTCGCTCTCGGTCCCCGCGGCGCGCGCCGCGGCGACACCGAGTGCGGTCGCTCCGACGCTATGCGTGATATCCCAGGAGTCATTGTCAGTCCGCGACATCGCATTCCCTTCCAGCCCGCAGGTCGATTAGTTAGTTGTCTACACCCTCGAAGGGGCGCCGTTGATTGGGCGGCACGCGACACTGTCAGCGCACGGTCGCGCTCTCTGTGGTCCAACGTGCTCGACCCCCTGCGCCGTTGTATTTTCGGCTCTACTTACGTGATTGTGGATGACCTCCTGTGTGGTGTGGGAGTTCGAGGTTTTCAGGTGGGACTCGACGTCGATATCGACGGTGCCAACGGATCGACTGGCGTCCTCGAGGGCTTCGACGAGACGCATCTCGGCCTCCGGGATCATCGCGGCAACATCGGCCGCAGCTAGGCTTCGGCTCAGCAGCGATGTGCCGACATTGGTGGCTGCGGCCGCAAGCGCAGACCACGCCTTGGAAGCGTCTCTGGCCGCCGCCGCCGCCTCGGCGGTGGCGGCGTCATGTAGGAGGTCGGCGATGTCCTGGCAACCCTGTGCCTGCAACGTGCGAAACAGCCCACCCCCGGTGCCAGCCTTCTCGATGAACGCCCCGAGCCCGAACAATGCCGCGGTCAGTGCATCGTCGTCGAACAGTGTTGGCCAACAACGTAAGTCATCGGCGAAGTCCTGCACACCCTTCAAACCCGAGGATTCGACCTCAGCCGCCTCGACGCGCAGGGACGGCGCACCCACGGCGTCGCCGCGCATGAATGCTGCGCTCGCAGCCAGTGCGGCACCCGCAATGGGGCGAAGGTCGGGAACTCGGTCCGGCCAGTCGACTTGATACGTGGTGTGCCGGGTAGGCGTAGGGAACCCAACTGAGGACCGTGCTCGTCGCAGATCATCATAGGGAACCAGTTGGGTGGTGTCGCGGTCATTGTCGACGACATAGGCCACCCGTTGCTCGTCATCGTATCCGATGATGACGATGTCGTGGCGACTCATATGCAGCCGGACGCGCAGATAGGGAAGTTCGCCGATGTCAGCCCACACCATGACCGGTCGACCCTTGTCGACTTCGTCGGTCACAAATGCCCATCCCGCGTCTGGGTCATCGGTCGATTGCACGACGAACTTTGCGCCAATCCGGGTGAGGTAGTCGTCCTCCAGGTCGTTTCCCCGCCCCACCAGGTAGGCCTGCGGAGACAACTGCGGAGAGCGGACGTAGGAGAAGTCCAAGGCGCCACCGAGGGCGAAGACCAATCCTTCACTGGGTCCTCCTGTTCCCCAACCGAGTTCGGCCCATTCAGTGAGGTCGCGAAGCGCGCCCGAACCGCAATGCCCTCCGTTCCTATGCCGGTAGGGAATCTGCACCCTGGTCATCGCCGCCTCCTTGCGTATCCAATGGCAGAGCTGTTAAGCCTCGGAAGGACAATCCGTTTCGCCACGCGGGTTCCCCCGCGGATCGTAGGTGTGGAAACCGGGATCCGGTGCGGCGGGATCCAGGCTGGCCACCAGGATGTCCTTGGCCGTTCTCGTCGAAGGGTGGCTCTCGCTCAGAGGCCGATCCGCTTGGCGATAATCTCCTTCATGATCTCGGTGGTGCCGCCACCGATACCAAGGATGCGCGAGTCGCGATAGTGCCGCTCGACCTCGGTCTCGCGCAGGTAGCCCATGCCACCGTAGAGCTGCACGGCGGTGTCGACGGCGAGCGCACAGGCCTCCACAGACTGGTTCTTCGCCATCGCGACCATCCGCACATCGGTGTCACCCGCGACGATGCGGTCCACGGCGGCGCGGGTGTAGGTACGGGCCACATCCACGGCCGTGGCCATGTCGACGATCTTGTGCCGCACCACCTGCCGGGTGGACAGCGGCCGGCCGAAGGTTTCGCGCTGCTTCACCCACTCCAGCGTCAGGTCGAGGCAGCGCTGGGCCGTGGCATAGCACTGCACGGCGATGAAGGCACGCTCGACCTGGAACTGTTGCATGATCTGCAGGAAGCCGCTGCCCGCGGGGCCGACCAGGTTGGCCACCGGCACGCGCACGTCGGAGAAGCCGAGTTCGGCGGTGTCGGAGCACAGCCAGCCCATCTTCTTCAGGGTGCGCGAGACCGCGAAACCCGCGGTACCGCGCTCCACCACCAGCAGTGAGATTCCCGACGAGCCCGGGCCGCCGGTGCGCACGGCGGTGGTGACAAAATCGGCCCGGACCGCCGAGGTGATGAACAGCTTCGCGCCGTTGACCACGTACTGGTCGCCGTCGCGGCGTGCGGTGGTCCGGATGGCGGCGACGTCGGAACCGGTGTCGGGCTCGGTGATGCCGAGGCTGCCGATCTTCTCCCCGGCCAGTGTCGGCGCCACGAACTTGCGGATCTGCTCGGGATCGCCCTGCGCGGCCATGTGCGGCACGGCGATGTGGTGGGTGAGCAGGCTGGCCAGCACGCCCGACGAGCCGCCGGCCTCTATCACGGCTTCGGTGAGCAGCACCAAGTCGCGCAGGTCGCCGCCGGAGCCACCGACCTCTTCCGCGAAACCGATGCCCAGCAGGCCCGCGGCGGCTGCACGGCGGTGCAGCTCCCGGGGCAGCTCGCCGGCGTCTTCCCAGTCCTGCAGGTGGGGGACGAGACGCGCTCGGGCGTGATCCACGGGTCCGCTGCGGCCGACCCCACCTCGCGCTGATCCGGCTGAGTCATGTGGGCGCTCCTGCTGTAACCGTTCGGGGAGGGGCGGCACGACCTGCCGCGCCGAACCCGTTGTCATCGGATGTTAGCGCCGATTTTCACTCAGCGAATTGACCCTCATTTTGATGCCTGCTCATGCGAACTCGTAGCGCACGGTGCGGCCGCCGAGCCAGGGGACGGAGGTGGTGGGCAGGTTGGCTTGGCGCAGTACGGGTGAGTAGGTGCGCCGGTCGAGGCGGACCACGATCTGGTTGCCGTGGTTGAGGATGTGCCCGCCGGTGGACAGGAACCGGCGTTGCAGGGTGTCGGGGGTGGCGGTTGCGTAGCCGGGGATGCGGCGGCGCAGGGCGGCGCAAAGGGTGTGGGCAAGGACGGTGAGCACGACGTCGAGGTCGATGTTGAGGGGGACGGCTCCGGTGAGGGAGTCCAGGTGGAAGGAGCGGATCGCTTCGGCGAGGCGTTGCTCGATGTTCATTCTGCGGGAGTAGGTCTCGATGACCTGTTTGGCGGGCATCGAGTGCTGGTTGGTGATCAGGATGGTGGGCTCGTCGTGGCCCAGGCCGGCGACGGCGAGTTGACGCAGCGTGCCGGGGTAGGTCGATAGTCGCGCGGCGGGGTCTTCGATCATCTGGACGCGGCGGGTTCGGCCGCCGGCGCGGGCCACGGTCAGCTTCGTCCAGGCGCTGGTGGGTAGCGCGTGCAGGTGGGCGGTGAGTTTGGGGGTGCGGGCGCGCAGGGTGATGAAGCCGATGCCGCGCTGGGTCAGTTCGCCGAGCTGGGTTTGGGTGGTGACCTTGGAGTCCATGACGAGCAGGGCGGGGTGGGTGCCGGTGACGGTTTTCCAGTGCTCGGCGAAGTCGAGGACCTCGTTGTTCTGGGTGGCTTTGACGAGGTCGGCGTTGGCGTAGAGCAGGGCGTGGGAGTCGGCGTCTTCGGCGAAGAAGGTCAACACGCTGCGGGTGCGTTGCGAGCGTGAGGGCACGTAGTGTTTTTCCAGCGCGGCGTCCTCACCCCAGTGCATGACGGCATGGAAGTCCAGGTTCAGCACCTCGCCGGTGGCCAGGCCCGCGGCGACGGAAGCCTTGTCCAACGCGGTCAGGAACTTCTTCTGCTTGGCGTGTTGCAGGCGGTAGGAGTACGTGGTCAGCGCGGTCGTCTTGGGCAGGGCGGTGAGCCCGGTGAACAGCGCGGCGCCGGGGTCGGCGGCCAGATCGTGCACGTGGGAGACACGGCGGGTGCCGGTGAGCTTGACCGCCAGCAGAGCGAGCAGGTAGTTGATCGCGGGGATGTCGCGGGTGCCGGGGTAGCCGGCGGCGGTGACCAGTGCGGGCAGGTCCACGGCGAGCAGGTCGGGCAGCACGAGCAGCAGCCCGGCCATCCGGGTGGGCGCGTCGGTGGGCAGCTGGGCGTAGTCGTCGGCGGCCAGTGCGCGGGCCCGGGGCAGGTCTTGGCGCCGGGGGCCGCCGCGGGCGGCGTCGGGCCGGCGCCAGATCCGGGGTAGGCCGGCCTCGTTGATGACCTCGCTGATCCCGGTGCGGTTCAACCCGATGCCCTCGGCGGCCAGCTCGGCGGCGATCTCATCGATGGAGTACCCCTGCGCGCGCAGGGCGATGATCCGGGTCCGGGCGGCGTCTTTGCCGGGTGCGGTCTTGGGGCCGGGACGGGCATCGAGGAAGAAGTTCTTCGCCCCGGCGCGGAAGTCGGCCACCGCCGAGTGCAGCCCGGCGGTGGTGTAGCCGAACCGCTCGGCTACGGCCGCGGCGGGTTCACCGT is drawn from Candidatus Mycolicibacterium alkanivorans and contains these coding sequences:
- a CDS encoding transposase yields the protein MTISIDQSANAPQAARVGGEFFAVPAVGPQTRYEALRAYLLDGEPAAAVAERFGYTTAGLHSAVADFRAGAKNFFLDARPGPKTAPGKDAARTRIIALRAQGYSIDEIAAELAAEGIGLNRTGISEVINEAGLPRIWRRPDAARGGPRRQDLPRARALAADDYAQLPTDAPTRMAGLLLVLPDLLAVDLPALVTAAGYPGTRDIPAINYLLALLAVKLTGTRRVSHVHDLAADPGAALFTGLTALPKTTALTTYSYRLQHAKQKKFLTALDKASVAAGLATGEVLNLDFHAVMHWGEDAALEKHYVPSRSQRTRSVLTFFAEDADSHALLYANADLVKATQNNEVLDFAEHWKTVTGTHPALLVMDSKVTTQTQLGELTQRGIGFITLRARTPKLTAHLHALPTSAWTKLTVARAGGRTRRVQMIEDPAARLSTYPGTLRQLAVAGLGHDEPTILITNQHSMPAKQVIETYSRRMNIEQRLAEAIRSFHLDSLTGAVPLNIDLDVVLTVLAHTLCAALRRRIPGYATATPDTLQRRFLSTGGHILNHGNQIVVRLDRRTYSPVLRQANLPTTSVPWLGGRTVRYEFA
- a CDS encoding acyl-CoA dehydrogenase family protein, encoding MDHARARLVPHLQDWEDAGELPRELHRRAAAAGLLGIGFAEEVGGSGGDLRDLVLLTEAVIEAGGSSGVLASLLTHHIAVPHMAAQGDPEQIRKFVAPTLAGEKIGSLGITEPDTGSDVAAIRTTARRDGDQYVVNGAKLFITSAVRADFVTTAVRTGGPGSSGISLLVVERGTAGFAVSRTLKKMGWLCSDTAELGFSDVRVPVANLVGPAGSGFLQIMQQFQVERAFIAVQCYATAQRCLDLTLEWVKQRETFGRPLSTRQVVRHKIVDMATAVDVARTYTRAAVDRIVAGDTDVRMVAMAKNQSVEACALAVDTAVQLYGGMGYLRETEVERHYRDSRILGIGGGTTEIMKEIIAKRIGL